One stretch of Variovorax sp. TBS-050B DNA includes these proteins:
- a CDS encoding class I SAM-dependent methyltransferase: MNDIPDTGDEQARLWNGPAGRAWVDTQELLDHLFEPLAAPLVEAVPEGAAARVLDVGCGTGAVTLAVARRLGAAGRCTGIDISQPMIAAARMRAERARLAAGFVEADAQVHAFETAAFDTIVSRLGVMFFADPVAAFANLRRAAKAGAVLRFVAWRGAAENPFMTTAERAAAPLLPDLPPRRPGAPGQFAFAERNRVAAILEDSGWTGIEVQPVEFACAMPESGLLPYLQRLGPVGIALAQADAPLRARVVERVRAAFEPYVQGGEVRFTAACWLVEARARSAPPAARRAVHV; encoded by the coding sequence ATGAACGACATTCCCGACACCGGCGACGAGCAGGCGCGGCTCTGGAACGGCCCCGCGGGCCGCGCCTGGGTCGATACGCAGGAACTGCTCGACCATCTGTTCGAGCCGCTCGCGGCACCGCTCGTCGAAGCCGTGCCCGAAGGCGCGGCCGCACGTGTGCTCGACGTGGGCTGCGGCACCGGCGCTGTGACGCTGGCCGTCGCGCGCCGGCTCGGCGCCGCCGGGCGCTGCACGGGCATCGACATCTCGCAGCCGATGATCGCGGCGGCCCGCATGCGCGCCGAACGCGCGCGCCTCGCAGCCGGCTTCGTCGAGGCCGATGCGCAGGTCCATGCGTTCGAGACGGCGGCGTTCGACACCATCGTCTCGCGCCTCGGCGTGATGTTCTTCGCCGACCCGGTCGCTGCCTTCGCCAACCTGCGGCGCGCCGCGAAGGCGGGCGCCGTGCTGCGCTTCGTCGCGTGGCGCGGCGCGGCCGAGAACCCGTTCATGACCACCGCGGAAAGGGCCGCGGCACCGCTGCTGCCGGACCTGCCGCCGCGCCGGCCCGGTGCGCCGGGGCAGTTCGCCTTCGCCGAGCGCAACCGCGTGGCCGCGATCCTCGAGGACAGCGGCTGGACCGGCATCGAGGTGCAGCCGGTCGAGTTCGCCTGCGCCATGCCCGAGTCCGGCCTGCTGCCGTACCTGCAGCGGCTCGGCCCCGTCGGGATCGCGCTCGCGCAGGCCGATGCGCCGCTGCGCGCGCGCGTGGTCGAGCGCGTGCGCGCCGCCTTCGAGCCCTACGTGCAGGGCGGCGAGGTGCGCTTCACGGCGGCATGCTGGCTGGTGGAGGCACGCGCCCGGTCGGCGCCGCCCGCGGCAAGGAGGGCCGTCCATGTCTGA
- a CDS encoding oxidoreductase-like domain-containing protein, which produces MPLSDRDLVAPTDLASAEALIGRIQALLAAHELAMRAPPPPPTTCCGRGCNGCVWEGWLAAVAYWRDEASLVLPQG; this is translated from the coding sequence ATGCCGCTTTCCGACCGAGACCTCGTCGCACCGACGGACCTGGCCAGCGCCGAGGCGCTGATCGGGCGCATCCAGGCGCTCCTGGCGGCGCATGAGCTTGCCATGCGCGCACCGCCGCCGCCGCCCACCACCTGCTGCGGCCGCGGCTGCAACGGCTGCGTGTGGGAGGGCTGGCTCGCCGCCGTCGCCTACTGGCGCGACGAGGCCTCGCTGGTGCTGCCGCAGGGCTGA
- the lpxO gene encoding lipid A hydroxylase LpxO — protein sequence MKWVILAIFALSALYVHFRGQVRHRFFRQLSDHSTFLAPLNVFMYMFSKVPGTPYLSPAQFPEMRVLEENWEVIREEALAMRNGGSIKASNQFNDVGFNSFFKSGWKRFYLKWYDDAHPSAAVLCPRTTELLKGIGTIKAAMFAELPPGSRLVRHRDPFAGSLRYHLGLWTPGVEGCYIDVDGQRYHWRDGEAVVFDETYIHYAENTTDHDRVILFCDIERPLKYRWASAVNRWFAKNLLAAAASPNDAGDKTGGLNRAFKYIYQIRVQGKRLKAWDKRVYYLVKWAIFGGLALWIFW from the coding sequence ATGAAGTGGGTCATCCTCGCCATCTTCGCGCTCAGCGCTCTCTACGTTCACTTCCGCGGCCAGGTCCGGCACCGCTTCTTCCGGCAGCTGTCGGACCATTCGACCTTCCTCGCGCCGCTGAACGTGTTCATGTACATGTTCTCCAAGGTGCCGGGCACGCCGTACCTGTCGCCGGCGCAGTTCCCGGAGATGCGCGTGCTCGAGGAGAACTGGGAAGTCATCCGCGAAGAAGCGCTCGCGATGCGCAACGGCGGCAGCATCAAGGCCTCGAACCAGTTCAACGACGTCGGCTTCAACTCCTTCTTCAAGAGCGGCTGGAAGCGCTTCTACCTCAAGTGGTATGACGATGCGCATCCCTCGGCCGCCGTGCTGTGCCCCCGCACCACCGAGCTGCTCAAGGGCATCGGCACCATCAAGGCCGCGATGTTCGCCGAGCTGCCGCCGGGCAGCCGCCTCGTGCGCCACCGCGATCCCTTTGCCGGTTCGCTGCGCTACCACCTGGGCCTGTGGACGCCGGGCGTCGAAGGCTGCTACATCGACGTGGACGGCCAGCGCTACCACTGGCGCGACGGCGAGGCCGTGGTGTTCGACGAGACCTACATCCACTACGCCGAGAACACCACCGACCACGACCGCGTGATCCTGTTCTGCGACATCGAGCGTCCGCTCAAGTACCGCTGGGCCAGCGCGGTGAACCGCTGGTTCGCGAAGAACCTGCTCGCTGCGGCCGCATCGCCCAACGACGCGGGCGACAAGACCGGCGGCCTGAATCGCGCCTTCAAGTACATCTACCAGATCCGCGTGCAGGGCAAGCGGCTCAAGGCCTGGGACAAGCGGGTGTACTACCTCGTGAAGTGGGCGATCTTCGGCGGGCTGGCGCTCTGGATCTTCTGGTAG
- a CDS encoding NAD(P)-binding domain-containing protein codes for MNDRQITVLGLGSMGSTIARLYLDQGYQVTVWNRSADKAEPLVARGATLARSAADAVRASPGVLMCVYDYRAADAILAMEGVAAAMDGRLLVQLTTGSPQDARDADAWAKRHGARYLEGAIQAAPDQMGQPDTPILMSGAEAVFRAAEPLLGVLGGGTVYLGAEAGAAAAMDLATLSTIYGTLLGFMHGARVAEHEGFDVAEFGRIVAGIMPTFGGFLQHEARVIQSGDFAISQSPMRISVEATQRILDTARQAGIDTEFPAFAAGLFRRADAAGLGGEEIAALIKLLRGA; via the coding sequence ATGAACGACAGGCAGATCACCGTGCTGGGGCTGGGCTCCATGGGCAGCACCATCGCACGCCTCTATCTCGACCAGGGCTACCAGGTCACGGTCTGGAACCGCAGTGCCGACAAGGCGGAGCCGCTCGTCGCGCGCGGCGCCACCCTCGCGCGCAGCGCGGCCGACGCCGTGCGCGCGAGCCCGGGGGTGCTGATGTGCGTGTACGACTACCGCGCGGCCGACGCGATCCTGGCCATGGAAGGCGTCGCCGCCGCCATGGACGGCCGGCTCCTGGTGCAGCTCACCACCGGCAGCCCGCAGGACGCGCGCGATGCCGACGCCTGGGCGAAGCGCCACGGTGCGCGCTACCTCGAGGGTGCGATCCAGGCCGCGCCCGACCAGATGGGCCAGCCCGACACGCCGATCCTGATGTCCGGTGCCGAGGCCGTGTTTCGCGCGGCCGAGCCGCTGCTCGGCGTGCTCGGCGGCGGCACCGTCTACCTGGGCGCGGAGGCGGGCGCTGCGGCCGCCATGGACCTCGCGACGCTGTCGACCATCTACGGCACGCTGCTCGGCTTCATGCACGGCGCGCGCGTGGCGGAGCACGAGGGCTTCGACGTGGCGGAGTTCGGCCGCATCGTGGCCGGGATCATGCCGACCTTCGGCGGCTTCCTGCAGCACGAGGCGCGCGTGATCCAGTCGGGCGATTTCGCGATCTCGCAAAGCCCGATGCGCATTTCCGTCGAGGCCACGCAGCGCATCCTCGACACCGCGCGGCAGGCCGGCATCGACACCGAGTTCCCGGCCTTCGCGGCGGGTCTTTTCCGGCGTGCGGACGCGGCCGGGCTCGGCGGCGAGGAGATCGCGGCGCTGATCAAGTTGCTGCGCGGCGCCTGA
- a CDS encoding helix-turn-helix domain-containing protein, with protein MASKKPYVCGIGPAFEVIGGKWKALILWELHLQPRRFGELRRLLPGISEKMLIQQLRELETDGIVAREVFREVPPRVEYSETKLGATLNAALGPLADWGDRYAKRVEAARKAAQASA; from the coding sequence ATGGCATCGAAGAAGCCCTACGTCTGCGGCATCGGGCCCGCGTTCGAGGTGATCGGCGGCAAGTGGAAGGCGCTGATCCTCTGGGAGCTGCACCTGCAGCCGCGCCGCTTCGGCGAGCTCCGGCGGCTGCTGCCGGGTATCAGCGAGAAGATGCTGATCCAGCAGCTGCGCGAGCTCGAGACCGACGGCATCGTCGCGCGCGAGGTGTTCCGCGAGGTGCCGCCGCGCGTGGAGTATTCGGAGACGAAGCTCGGCGCCACGCTCAATGCGGCGCTCGGTCCGCTCGCGGACTGGGGCGACCGCTACGCGAAGCGCGTGGAAGCGGCGCGCAAGGCGGCGCAGGCCTCGGCCTAA
- a CDS encoding OsmC family protein produces MSISIRRDGTTGTRHILKIRNHEIAVDASPAGGGNDDGPQPHDLYDASLAACKALTVLIYARRKGIPVEDIEVLVDRDDSEERKGTYRLDTKLRVTGALSEAQRDELMRVAGKCPVHKLMTEVKTEISTGWAD; encoded by the coding sequence ATGAGCATCTCGATCCGCCGCGACGGCACCACCGGCACGCGCCACATCCTCAAGATCCGCAACCACGAGATCGCCGTCGATGCCTCGCCCGCAGGCGGCGGCAACGACGACGGCCCCCAGCCGCACGACCTCTACGACGCCTCGCTCGCGGCCTGCAAGGCGCTCACGGTGCTGATCTACGCGCGCCGCAAGGGCATTCCGGTGGAGGACATCGAGGTGCTGGTCGACCGCGACGACAGCGAGGAGCGCAAGGGCACCTACCGCCTCGACACCAAGCTGCGCGTGACCGGCGCGCTCAGCGAGGCGCAGCGCGACGAGCTGATGCGGGTGGCCGGCAAGTGCCCGGTGCACAAGCTCATGACCGAGGTGAAGACCGAGATCAGCACCGGCTGGGCCGATTAG
- a CDS encoding winged helix-turn-helix transcriptional regulator: MPELDRIDRKILDVLQRQGRIAMTELAERIGLSASPCAERVKRMEREGVITGYHAHVAPEALGKTLLVFVEIKLSAKSGDVFDKVRKELLHMPEVLECHLVSGSFDYLVKARLSGMSEYRHLLGDILKKLPVAAESHSYVVMEEIKETLVLATDR; encoded by the coding sequence ATGCCCGAACTCGACCGCATCGACCGCAAGATCCTCGACGTGCTGCAGCGCCAGGGCCGCATCGCCATGACCGAACTCGCGGAGCGCATCGGCCTCTCGGCCTCGCCCTGCGCCGAGCGCGTGAAGCGCATGGAGCGCGAGGGCGTCATCACCGGCTACCACGCGCACGTCGCGCCCGAGGCGCTCGGCAAGACGCTGCTGGTGTTCGTCGAGATCAAGCTCTCGGCCAAGTCGGGCGACGTGTTCGACAAGGTGCGCAAGGAACTGCTGCACATGCCCGAGGTGCTCGAATGCCACCTCGTCTCGGGCAGCTTCGACTACCTCGTGAAGGCGCGCCTGAGCGGCATGAGCGAATACCGGCATCTGCTCGGCGACATCCTCAAGAAGCTGCCGGTGGCGGCGGAGTCGCACAGCTACGTGGTGATGGAGGAGATCAAGGAGACGCTGGTGCTCGCGACGGATCGCTGA
- a CDS encoding D-amino acid dehydrogenase, whose protein sequence is MKVLVLGGGVIGTTTAYYLARSGAEVTLLDRQPGPAEETSFGNAGQVSPGYSTPWAAPGIPLKALKWMFQKHAPLSIRPDGTLFQLRWMAAMLRNCSPERYAVNKERMMRVAEYSRRCLQQLRADTGLQYEHRTGGTLQLFRTQAQLDAVQRDIAVLEECGVPYELLDRDALARVEPALAGARDRLAGGLRLPNDETGDCHLFTRGLAEIARGLGVDFRFGQAVEALETVGDRITGVRTTTGKILTADRYVMAFGSYSRAAVAALGLDIPVYPVKGYSLTVPLVDESLAPQSTVLDETYKVAVTRFDNRIRVGGMAELGGFDLSLNPQRRATLEKVVSDLFPGGDLPRASFWTGLRPMTPDSTPIIGATRHANLFLNTGHGTLGWTMACGSGKLIADIVTGQRPEIRTDGLAMDRYEAQSTRLRGGRPAAATA, encoded by the coding sequence ATGAAAGTCCTCGTTCTCGGCGGCGGCGTGATCGGCACCACGACGGCCTACTACCTCGCGCGCTCCGGTGCCGAAGTGACGCTGCTCGACCGGCAGCCCGGTCCGGCCGAGGAAACCAGCTTCGGCAACGCGGGCCAGGTGTCGCCGGGCTACTCGACGCCGTGGGCCGCGCCTGGCATTCCGCTCAAGGCGCTGAAGTGGATGTTCCAGAAGCATGCGCCGCTGTCGATCCGCCCCGACGGCACGCTGTTCCAGCTGCGCTGGATGGCCGCGATGCTGCGCAACTGCTCGCCCGAGCGCTATGCGGTCAACAAGGAACGCATGATGCGCGTGGCCGAGTACAGCCGCCGCTGCCTGCAGCAGTTGCGTGCCGACACCGGGCTGCAGTACGAGCACCGCACCGGCGGCACGCTGCAGCTCTTCCGCACGCAGGCCCAGCTCGACGCGGTGCAGCGCGACATCGCGGTGCTCGAGGAATGCGGCGTGCCCTACGAACTGCTCGACCGCGATGCCCTGGCCCGCGTCGAGCCCGCGCTCGCGGGCGCGCGCGACCGGCTCGCGGGCGGCCTGCGGCTGCCGAACGACGAAACCGGCGACTGCCACCTGTTCACGCGCGGCCTGGCCGAGATCGCGCGCGGCCTGGGCGTGGACTTCCGCTTCGGCCAGGCGGTCGAGGCGCTCGAGACCGTGGGCGACCGCATCACCGGCGTGCGCACCACGACTGGCAAGATCCTCACGGCCGACCGCTACGTGATGGCCTTCGGCAGCTACTCGCGCGCGGCCGTCGCCGCGCTCGGCCTCGACATTCCGGTGTACCCGGTCAAGGGCTATTCGCTGACCGTGCCGCTGGTCGACGAATCGCTGGCGCCGCAGTCGACGGTGCTCGACGAGACCTACAAGGTGGCCGTGACGCGCTTCGACAACCGCATCCGCGTGGGCGGCATGGCCGAGCTCGGCGGCTTCGACCTGAGCCTCAATCCGCAGCGCCGCGCCACGCTCGAGAAAGTGGTGAGCGACCTGTTCCCGGGCGGCGACCTGCCGCGCGCGAGCTTCTGGACCGGCCTGCGCCCGATGACGCCCGACAGCACGCCGATCATCGGCGCCACGCGCCATGCGAACCTGTTCCTCAACACCGGCCACGGCACCCTGGGCTGGACCATGGCCTGCGGCTCGGGCAAGCTGATCGCCGACATCGTGACGGGGCAGCGCCCGGAGATCCGCACCGATGGGCTGGCGATGGATCGCTACGAGGCGCAGTCCACGCGCTTGCGTGGCGGGCGCCCTGCTGCTGCGACGGCCTGA
- a CDS encoding Rieske 2Fe-2S domain-containing protein, producing MLVTRQPVFRKFWHAVMPLTALADGPRPFKLLGEDIVLFLDAEGQPAALRDRCCHRTAKLSKGWCVNAEGRACGQGAIQCGYHGWTYDRSGQVIRIPQYEPDRPISPDYRTTAYRCTARYGYAWVALEEPIADIPEIPEFDDPAYRTIFQFYEEWQTSPLRALENSFDNSHFSFVHRATFGVAASPKPSRYELVENANGFHAETVIEATNPVKFHAISGVTDPITTRHMRNAYFMPFSRRLDIEYPSGVRHIIINCFTPIDDTRMQLCQWLFRNDTEADCAARMLIDFDEEITREDKDILESTDPDAVVDTRRRGVEYSMDSDRPGMLIRKHLMQLLARHGEAEVYRGMEAA from the coding sequence ATGCTCGTCACCCGACAACCCGTCTTCCGCAAGTTCTGGCATGCCGTCATGCCGCTCACCGCGCTTGCCGATGGCCCACGACCTTTCAAGCTGCTCGGCGAAGACATCGTCCTCTTCCTCGATGCCGAGGGCCAGCCCGCCGCGCTGCGCGACCGCTGCTGCCACCGCACCGCGAAGCTCTCGAAGGGCTGGTGCGTGAATGCCGAGGGCCGCGCCTGCGGCCAGGGCGCGATCCAGTGCGGCTACCACGGCTGGACCTACGACCGCAGCGGCCAGGTGATCCGCATTCCGCAGTACGAGCCCGACCGGCCGATCTCGCCCGACTACCGCACCACCGCCTACCGCTGCACGGCGCGCTACGGCTACGCCTGGGTGGCGCTGGAGGAACCGATCGCCGACATCCCCGAGATCCCGGAGTTCGACGATCCGGCCTACCGCACCATCTTCCAGTTCTACGAGGAGTGGCAGACCAGCCCGCTGCGCGCGCTCGAGAACTCGTTCGACAACTCGCACTTCAGCTTCGTGCACCGCGCCACCTTCGGCGTGGCCGCGAGCCCGAAGCCGAGCCGGTACGAACTGGTGGAGAACGCGAACGGCTTCCACGCCGAGACGGTCATCGAGGCGACGAATCCGGTGAAGTTCCACGCGATCAGCGGCGTGACCGATCCGATCACCACGCGCCACATGCGCAACGCCTACTTCATGCCGTTCTCACGCCGGCTCGACATCGAATACCCGAGCGGCGTGCGCCACATCATCATCAACTGCTTCACGCCGATCGACGACACGCGCATGCAGCTGTGCCAATGGCTGTTCCGCAACGACACCGAGGCCGATTGCGCGGCCCGGATGCTGATCGACTTCGACGAGGAGATCACGCGCGAGGACAAGGACATCCTCGAATCGACCGACCCCGACGCGGTGGTCGACACGCGCCGCCGCGGCGTGGAGTACTCGATGGACTCGGACCGGCCGGGCATGCTGATCCGCAAGCACCTGATGCAGCTGCTTGCGCGGCACGGGGAGGCGGAGGTGTATCGCGGGATGGAAGCTGCTTGA
- a CDS encoding ABC transporter substrate-binding protein has translation MQRRFFLAAAATLAAPAVLAQGGPRLTPLKFTLDFRINGQTAPFFLAQARGYYRDEGLDVAIDTGAGSVASITRIASGVYQMGLGDISSLVEFNAQNPGTPMVQAVYQYYNRAPFVIIGRRDRGITGDFKSLAGKKVAAAAVESTRRAWPMVARKQGMRADAFQWQTTDFSARDNVMVRGDVDAATYFHDSAISLFARMKADDLSVLRYADAGVNLYGNAILASSNLVAQNPALVAAFLRATNRAIVETFADPGPSIAAMRQREPILDEKIERERWSVTAQYVGAADTRGHGLGDIRKLTLEQQVDEVVDVFGLKVKPASDAIFNSSMLPSRNERNLPKA, from the coding sequence ATGCAACGCCGCTTCTTCCTTGCCGCCGCAGCCACCCTCGCCGCCCCCGCCGTGCTCGCGCAGGGCGGCCCCCGGCTCACCCCGCTCAAGTTCACGCTCGACTTCCGCATCAATGGCCAGACCGCGCCCTTCTTCCTCGCGCAGGCCAGGGGCTACTACCGCGACGAGGGCCTCGACGTCGCCATCGACACCGGCGCGGGTTCGGTCGCCTCGATCACGCGCATCGCGAGCGGCGTGTACCAGATGGGCCTGGGCGACATCAGTTCGCTGGTCGAATTCAACGCACAGAATCCGGGCACGCCGATGGTGCAGGCGGTCTACCAGTACTACAACCGCGCACCGTTCGTGATCATCGGCCGCAGGGACCGCGGCATCACGGGCGACTTCAAGAGCCTCGCGGGCAAGAAGGTGGCCGCGGCCGCCGTCGAGTCGACCCGGCGCGCATGGCCGATGGTGGCGCGCAAGCAGGGCATGCGCGCCGATGCCTTCCAGTGGCAGACCACCGACTTCAGCGCACGCGACAACGTGATGGTGCGCGGCGACGTCGATGCGGCGACCTACTTCCACGATTCGGCGATCTCGCTCTTCGCGCGCATGAAGGCCGACGATCTCTCGGTGCTGCGCTATGCCGATGCCGGCGTCAACCTCTACGGCAACGCGATCCTCGCGAGCAGCAACCTCGTGGCGCAGAATCCCGCGCTGGTGGCCGCCTTCCTGCGCGCCACCAACCGCGCGATCGTCGAGACCTTCGCCGACCCGGGCCCCAGCATTGCCGCGATGCGCCAGCGCGAACCCATCCTGGACGAGAAGATCGAACGCGAGCGCTGGAGCGTCACGGCGCAGTACGTGGGCGCCGCCGACACGCGCGGCCACGGCCTGGGCGACATCCGCAAGCTCACGCTGGAGCAGCAGGTCGACGAGGTCGTCGACGTATTCGGCCTCAAGGTCAAGCCCGCGTCCGACGCGATCTTCAATTCGTCGATGCTGCCATCGCGCAACGAACGCAACCTTCCCAAGGCATGA
- a CDS encoding nucleoside deaminase, which yields MNFSSNSSTTLPEESTLDERDERYLRKAIVWSHAARRRGNRPFGSVIVSAEGEVLAEAANSNHETGDCTAHAEVNALRALAGRGLTREALAGATLYASGEPCVMCAGAIFWSNIGRVVFGIDAERLRVFRGERQDQRDAELSCRDVFRASPHPIECIGPALLDEAAAAHDGAWK from the coding sequence ATGAATTTCAGCAGCAACAGTTCCACCACCCTTCCCGAGGAAAGCACGCTCGACGAACGCGACGAGCGCTACCTGCGCAAGGCCATCGTCTGGTCGCATGCGGCGCGGCGCCGCGGCAACCGGCCCTTCGGCTCGGTGATCGTCTCGGCCGAGGGCGAGGTGCTCGCCGAGGCCGCCAACAGCAACCACGAGACCGGCGACTGCACTGCGCACGCCGAGGTCAACGCGCTGCGCGCGCTCGCGGGCCGCGGCCTCACGCGCGAGGCGCTCGCGGGCGCCACCCTCTACGCCTCGGGCGAGCCCTGCGTGATGTGCGCGGGCGCGATCTTCTGGTCGAACATCGGCCGCGTGGTGTTCGGCATCGACGCGGAGCGGCTGCGCGTGTTCCGCGGCGAGCGGCAGGACCAGCGCGACGCCGAACTGTCGTGCCGCGACGTGTTCCGCGCCTCCCCGCATCCGATCGAATGCATCGGCCCCGCGCTGCTGGACGAGGCCGCCGCCGCGCACGATGGTGCCTGGAAGTAG
- a CDS encoding urease accessory protein UreD: protein MPWHAHLHLDYRREAARTVARFRHDGPLRILQSLYPEGDAVCHNVLVHPPGGLVGGDTLEIAIEAADGSHGLVTTPGASRFYRSEGELALQRTHIRLARGARLEWLPLEAICYSGCHAENRLVIEAAPGAELIGWDVTALGLPNAQQPFERGSYLQHIEVPGVWLERGRIDAADQRLLQSPLGFGGHRCIASLFFVAGTPAERARREALLALAREAIDAHGLAQSAGATSPHAEIVLLRVLAPVVEPAMQLLRQVWQAWRAELWRLPPSTPRIWST, encoded by the coding sequence ATGCCCTGGCACGCCCATCTCCATCTCGACTACCGACGGGAAGCCGCGCGCACCGTCGCGCGCTTCCGCCACGACGGGCCGCTGCGCATCCTGCAGAGCCTCTATCCCGAAGGCGATGCGGTCTGCCACAACGTGCTCGTGCATCCGCCCGGCGGTCTCGTGGGCGGCGACACGCTGGAGATCGCGATCGAGGCCGCGGACGGCAGCCACGGCCTCGTCACCACGCCCGGCGCCTCGCGCTTCTACCGATCCGAAGGCGAGCTGGCGCTGCAGCGCACGCACATCCGGCTCGCGCGCGGCGCCCGGCTCGAATGGCTGCCGCTCGAAGCCATCTGCTACAGCGGCTGCCATGCCGAGAACCGCCTCGTGATCGAGGCCGCGCCCGGCGCCGAGCTGATCGGCTGGGACGTCACGGCCCTGGGCCTGCCTAATGCCCAGCAGCCCTTCGAGCGCGGCAGCTACCTGCAGCACATCGAGGTGCCCGGCGTGTGGCTCGAACGCGGCCGCATCGACGCGGCCGACCAGCGGCTGCTGCAGAGTCCGCTGGGCTTCGGCGGCCACCGGTGCATCGCTTCGCTGTTTTTCGTCGCGGGCACGCCGGCCGAGCGCGCACGGCGCGAGGCGCTGCTCGCGCTCGCGCGCGAGGCCATCGATGCGCACGGCCTCGCGCAGAGCGCGGGCGCGACCAGCCCGCATGCCGAGATCGTGCTGCTGCGCGTGCTCGCGCCCGTGGTCGAGCCGGCGATGCAGCTGCTGCGTCAGGTGTGGCAGGCGTGGCGTGCCGAGCTCTGGCGGCTGCCCCCGAGCACCCCGCGCATTTGGTCCACCTGA